GAGTTATCCCGCCGATTTTTGCATCATCAGTACTTATGTTTCCTGCAACTATTGCTGGATTCATAGCTGTACCATGGGTTCAGGCTCTTGCAAAACAGATGGCTCCAGGTAGTTTTCTTCATGCGTTACTCTATGTTGGCTTAATAATCTTTTTTACATATTTTTATACTGCTGTTATTTACAATCCTGTTGAAATTGCTGACAATCTTCAAAAAAACGGAGGATATATTACAGGAGTAAGGCCAGGACAGAAAACATCGGAGTATATTTATAGAGTACTTTCAAGACTTACATTTATTGGTGCTATTTATTTAAGTGCTGTTTGCGTTTTGCCTGAAATTCTTATTGCTAAATTTAAAGTGCCTTTTTATTTTGGAGGCACATCGCTTCTTATCGCAGTTGGAGTAGCTCTTGATACAGTTTCTCAAATAGAAACGCACATGATAAGCAGGTCTTATGAAGGATTCTTTAAAAAATTCAGAATAAAGGGCAGAAAGGACTAATTGCAGAGTGATTATAATAAAGAATCCTGAAGAATTAAAAAAAATGAGAAAAGCTTGCTATATTGTTGCAACAATTCTTGAAGAACTTAAATCGTATATAAAACAGGATATGACAACAAAACAGATAGATTTATTTATTGAGAATCTGACAATTAAAATGGGAGGAATTCCTGCATTTAGAGGTTATAGAGGATATCCTGCGAGTGCATGTATTTCTATAAATAATCAGGTTGTTCATGGAATACCATCAGAAAAAGTTTTCATTAGAGATGGAGATATAGTAAGCGTAGATGTTGGTGTTCTTTGTGATAGTTTTTACGGTGATGCAGCCTATACATATCCAATCGGTAAAATTACTGAAGAAGCTGAAAGATTACTTAAGATTACTCAGGAAGCTTTATATAAAGGAATTGAACAGGCAAAGCCAGGCAAGAGAATTGGTGATATATCACATGCTGTACAGAAACATGTTGAAAACCATGGATTCTCTGTTGTTCGTGCTTTTGTGGGGCATGGTATAGGAATGTCTCTTCATGAAGAGCCTCAGATTCCAAATTTTGGC
This sequence is a window from Thermodesulfovibrio thiophilus DSM 17215. Protein-coding genes within it:
- the map gene encoding type I methionyl aminopeptidase; protein product: MIIIKNPEELKKMRKACYIVATILEELKSYIKQDMTTKQIDLFIENLTIKMGGIPAFRGYRGYPASACISINNQVVHGIPSEKVFIRDGDIVSVDVGVLCDSFYGDAAYTYPIGKITEEAERLLKITQEALYKGIEQAKPGKRIGDISHAVQKHVENHGFSVVRAFVGHGIGMSLHEEPQIPNFGKEGVGPKLKKGMTLAIEPMVNAGTYEVMVLADGWTAVTKDGSLSAHFEHTIAITDNEPQILTKL